In one Balaenoptera acutorostrata chromosome 5, mBalAcu1.1, whole genome shotgun sequence genomic region, the following are encoded:
- the LOC114237265 gene encoding metallothionein-1E-like has product MGFTKLDAPHWTSELASPRALDLGPHFSSRDPKCSCPTGGSCSCAGSCTCKACRCTSCKKSCCSCCPVGCAKCAQGCVCKGASDKCSCFA; this is encoded by the exons atgggcttca caaaacttgatgCCCCCCACTGGACCAGTGAACTGGCTTCACCCCGTGCTTTGGACCTCGGGCCTCACTTCTCCTCCAGGGACCCCAAGTGCTCCTGCCCCACTGGCGGCTCCTGCAGCTGCGCTGGCTCCTGCACCTGCAAAGCCTGCAGATGCACCTCCTGCAAGAAGagctgctgctcctgctgccccGTGGGCTGCGCCAAGTGTGCCCAGGGCTGCGTCTGCAAAGGGGCCTCGGACAAGTGCAGCTGCTTTGCCTGA